One Cervus canadensis isolate Bull #8, Minnesota chromosome 1, ASM1932006v1, whole genome shotgun sequence genomic window carries:
- the PXN gene encoding paxillin isoform X7, whose protein sequence is MDDLDALLADLESTTSHISKRPVFLSEETPYSYPTGNHTYQEIAVPPPVPPPPSSEALNGTVLDPLDPWPASTSRFAHQQSQSSSPVYGSHAKTSSAPSPQDSGGPPCPRAGEEDHVYSFPNKQKSAEPSPTVMSASLGSNLSELDRLLLELNAVQHNPPGFPADEANSSPPLPGALSSHYGVPENNSPLGGKAGPLTKEKPKRNGGRGLEDLRPSVENLLDELESSVPSPVPAITVNQGEMSSPQRVTSSQQQTRISASSATRELDELMASLSDFKFMAQGKTGSSSPPGGPPKPGSQLDSMLGSLQSDLNKLGVATVAKGVCGACKKPIAGQVVTAMGRTWHPEHFVCTHCQEEIGSRNFFERDGQPYCEKDYHNLFSPRCYYCNGPILDKVVTALDRTWHPEHFFCAQCGAFFGPEGFHEKDGKAYCRKDYFDMFAPKCGGCARAILENYISALNTLWHPECFVCRECFTPFVHGSFFEHEGQPYCEAHYHERRGSLCSGCQKPITGRCITAMAKKFHPEHFVCAFCLKQLNKGTFKEQNDKPYCQNCFLKLFC, encoded by the exons ACGCCCTGCTGGCGGACCTGGAGTCCACGACCTCCCACATCTCCAAGCGGCCCGTGTTCTTGTCTGAGGAGACCCCCTACTCCTACCCGACTGGGAACCACACGTACCAGGAGATCGCTGTGCCGCCCCCCGTCCCACCGCCCCCATCCAGTGAGGCCCTCAACGGCACGGTCCTCGACCCCTTAGACCCCTGGCCAGCCAGCACCTCCCGATTCGCCCACCAGCAG TCTCAGTCCTCATCCCCCGTGTACGGCTCCCACGCCAAGACTTCCagcgcccccagcccccaggacagTGGCGGGCCCCCGTGTCCCCGAGCCGGCGAGGAAGATCACGTGTACag CTTTCCCAATAAGCAGAAGTCAGCCGAGCCTTCGCCCACCGTCATGAGCGCCTCCTTGGGCAGCAACCTCTCTGAGCTCGACCGCCTGCTGCTAGAGCTGAACGCCGTGCAGCATAACCCCCCGGGCTTCCCCGCAG aTGAGGCCAACTCCAGCCCGCCGCTGCCGGGGGCTCTGAGCAGCCACTACGGCGTCCCGGAGAATAACAGCCCGCTGGGGGGTAAAGCCGGACCACTGACCAAAGAGAAGCCCAAGCGGAACGGCGGCCGGGGCCTGGAGGACTTGCGGCCCAGCGTGGAGAACCTCTTGGATGAGCTGGAGAGCTCCGTGCCCAGCCCCGT CCCTGCCATCACTGTGAACCAGGGCGAGATGAGCAGTCCCCAGCGAGTCACCTCCAGCCAGCAGCAGACGCGCATCTCTGCCTCCTCCGCCACCAGGGAGCTGGATGAGCTGATGGCCTCACTGTCGGATTTTAAG TTCATGGCCCAGGGGAAGACGGGGAGCAGCTCTCCCCCAGGCGGCCCGCCGAAGCCCGGGAGTCAGCTGGACAGCATGCTGGGGAGTCTGCAGTCTGACCTGAACAAACTGGGGGTCGCCACGGTCGCCAAGGGAGTCTGCGGGGCCTGCAAAAAGCCGATCGCCGGGCAG GTGGTGACGGCCATGGGGAGGACCTGGCACCCGGAGCACTTCGTCTGCACCCACTGCCAGGAGGAGATCGGCTCCCGGAACTTCTTTGAGCGGGATGGACAGCCCTACTGTGAAAAGGACTATCACAACCTCTTCTCCCCGCGCTGCTACTACTGCAACGGGCCCATTCTGGAT AAAGTGGTGACGGCCCTCGACCGGACGTGGCATCCGGAGCACTTCTTCTGCGCCCAGTGCGGCGCCTTCTTCGGGCCTGAAG GGTTCCACGAGAAGGACGGCAAGGCCTACTGCCGGAAGGATTACTTCGACATGTTCGCGCCCAAGTGCGGCGGCTGCGCCCGGGCCATCCTGGAGAACTACATCTCGGCCCTCAACACCCTCTGGCATCCTGAGTGCTTCGTGTGTCGG GAGTGCTTCACGCCGTTCGTCCACGGCAGCTTCTTTGAGCACGAGGGGCAGCCCTACTGCGAGGCGCACTACCACGAGCGGCGGGGCTCCCTGTGCTCGGGCTGCCAGAAGCCCATCACGGGCCGCTGCATCACCGCCATGGCCAAGAAGTTCCACCCGGAGCACTTCGTCTGCGCCTTCTGCCTCAAGCAGCTCAACAAGGGCACGTTCAAGGAGCAGAACGACAAGCCTTACTGCCAGAACTGCTTCCTCAAGCTCTTCTGCTAG
- the PXN gene encoding paxillin isoform X1 yields the protein MDDLDALLADLESTTSHISKRPVFLSEETPYSYPTGNHTYQEIAVPPPVPPPPSSEALNGTVLDPLDPWPASTSRFAHQQSQSSSPVYGSHAKTSSAPSPQDSGGPPCPRAGEEDHVYSFPNKQKSAEPSPTVMSASLGSNLSELDRLLLELNAVQHNPPGFPADEANSSPPLPGALSSHYGVPENNSPLGGKAGPLTKEKPKRNGGRGLEDLRPSVENLLDELESSVPSPVPAITVNQGEMSSPQRVTSSQQQTRISASSATRELDELMASLSDFKTSSSSAVALSSLGLPPGSAPSSHHSLPPPPPPGPSGGLPPPWKPSPQGHSHTRGVLCAEDNVAPGQLDLAGLGLMPETPNSRSPSTEGWPGPLVVESQARVWKDPPDQVRELCRAPPGHTLPYAGGTGPQEPGAPQAPSSNTLHLEEAVAATRQGPWALGALRPEPPRGAAPSFHEVTESAIVAVDRQAVFPDTWSLAEERGWQERARPEPGVPESSRRTPIEDEQLGGETPTAGGLVRPARGPETPRRPEGATEATTEARTGQAELPRAVAMDTPSTTERISTAGQIRSVIRRSRETGHAHPMSREPSPRRRLDPATLSRTPSQERLIAELQGRLGIRPEAEETAGATGASAEDWLTEGVVITVQPRGRRAGGQLVEKVVFPPGSPIPLRRTFSVLPSPPPPPSPLLQHRKDASSASSSPPPPSPPTPSTPGPPAIPCGPSGVQSTGMGLRGVGVQGPAPGAAASSSVRSIGCQTDEDPLFPPMQMQGLEQRTDGELCWAAGWPLNGRQSGPEGQDAGGFMAQGKTGSSSPPGGPPKPGSQLDSMLGSLQSDLNKLGVATVAKGVCGACKKPIAGQVVTAMGRTWHPEHFVCTHCQEEIGSRNFFERDGQPYCEKDYHNLFSPRCYYCNGPILDKVVTALDRTWHPEHFFCAQCGAFFGPEGFHEKDGKAYCRKDYFDMFAPKCGGCARAILENYISALNTLWHPECFVCRECFTPFVHGSFFEHEGQPYCEAHYHERRGSLCSGCQKPITGRCITAMAKKFHPEHFVCAFCLKQLNKGTFKEQNDKPYCQNCFLKLFC from the exons ACGCCCTGCTGGCGGACCTGGAGTCCACGACCTCCCACATCTCCAAGCGGCCCGTGTTCTTGTCTGAGGAGACCCCCTACTCCTACCCGACTGGGAACCACACGTACCAGGAGATCGCTGTGCCGCCCCCCGTCCCACCGCCCCCATCCAGTGAGGCCCTCAACGGCACGGTCCTCGACCCCTTAGACCCCTGGCCAGCCAGCACCTCCCGATTCGCCCACCAGCAG TCTCAGTCCTCATCCCCCGTGTACGGCTCCCACGCCAAGACTTCCagcgcccccagcccccaggacagTGGCGGGCCCCCGTGTCCCCGAGCCGGCGAGGAAGATCACGTGTACag CTTTCCCAATAAGCAGAAGTCAGCCGAGCCTTCGCCCACCGTCATGAGCGCCTCCTTGGGCAGCAACCTCTCTGAGCTCGACCGCCTGCTGCTAGAGCTGAACGCCGTGCAGCATAACCCCCCGGGCTTCCCCGCAG aTGAGGCCAACTCCAGCCCGCCGCTGCCGGGGGCTCTGAGCAGCCACTACGGCGTCCCGGAGAATAACAGCCCGCTGGGGGGTAAAGCCGGACCACTGACCAAAGAGAAGCCCAAGCGGAACGGCGGCCGGGGCCTGGAGGACTTGCGGCCCAGCGTGGAGAACCTCTTGGATGAGCTGGAGAGCTCCGTGCCCAGCCCCGT CCCTGCCATCACTGTGAACCAGGGCGAGATGAGCAGTCCCCAGCGAGTCACCTCCAGCCAGCAGCAGACGCGCATCTCTGCCTCCTCCGCCACCAGGGAGCTGGATGAGCTGATGGCCTCACTGTCGGATTTTAAG acCAGCTCCTCCTCTGCTGTGGCCTTGAGCTCCTTGGGGCTGCCACCTGGCTCAGCTCCATCCTCACACCACagcctcccccctccacctcctcccgGGCCCTCTGGAGGCCTGCCACCCCCTTGGAAGCCCTCCCCTCAAGGCCACAGTCACACCCGGGGAGTCCTCTGCGCCGAGGACAACGTGGCCCCTGGCCAGCTCGATTTGGCTGGCCTTGGGCTGATGCCTGAAACCCCCAACTCAAGGTCTCCCTCCACGGAGGGTTGGCCGGGGCCACTGGTTGTAGAGAGCCAGGCTCGCGTTTGGAAGGACCCACCGGACCAGGTCAGGGAGCTCTGCAGGGCGCCTCCCGGCCACACTCTACCTTATGCTGGGGGCACAGGTCCCCAGGAGCCTGGGGCCCCCCAAGCGCCGTCGTCCAACACTTTGCacctggaggaggcagtggctGCCACTCGGCAGGGGCCATGGGCTCTGGGGGCGCTCAGGCCTGAGCCCCCGCGGGGAGCTGCGCCCAGCTTCCACGAGGTCACCGAGTCAGCCATTGTGGCCGTGGACCGTCAGGCCGTCTTCCCGGATACCTGGAGCCTCGCGGAGGAACGTGGATGGCAGGAGAGGGCAAGGCCTGAGCCAGGGGTGCCGGAGAGCAGCCGCCGCACCCCCATTGAGGATGAGCAGCTAGGTGGAGAGACGCCCACGGCGGGCGGCCTGGTCAGGCCAGCCCGGGGACCTGAGACCCCCAGGAGGCCAGAGGGTGCCACCGAAGCCACCACCGAGGCCAGGACGGGCCAGGCAGAACTCCCACGGGCTGTGGCCATGGACACACCCAGCACCACCGAGAGGATTTCCACGGCTGGCCAG ATCCGCTCGGTGATCAGGAGGAGCCGGGAGACCGGCCACGCTCACCCCATGTCCCGGGAGCCCTCCCCTCGCCGCCGGCTGGACCCCGCCACCCTAAGCAGGACCCCGTCCCAGGAGCGGCTCATCGCCGAGCTGCAGGGTCGGCTGGGCATCCGGCCGGAGGCAGAGGAGACCGCGGGGGCCACAGGGGCCTCTGCCGAGGACTGGCTGACCGAGGGCGTCGTCATCACTGTGCAGCCGCGTGGGAGGCGGGCTGGGGGGCAGCTGGTGGAGAAG gtCGTCTTTCCTCCTGGCTCTCCAATTCCCCTGCGGAGAACCTTCTCTgttctgccttctcctcctcctcctcccagccctctgCTCCAGCACCGCAAAGACGCCTCCTCAGCCAGCAGCTCTCCTCCCCCGCCcagcccacccaccccctccaccccgggGCCCCCCGCTATCCCCTGCGGCCCCTCCGGGGTCCAGAGCACTGGGATGGGGCTGCGGGGAGTCGGTGTGCAGGGCCCCGCCCCGGGCGCAGCTGCATCCAGCTCCGTGAGGTCCATAGGCTGCCAGACAGACGAGGATCCGCTCTTCCCCCCGATGCAG ATGCAGGGCCTGGAACAGAGAACGGATGGCGAGCTGTGCTGGGCGGCCGGCTGGCCTCTGAATGGCAGGCAGAGCGGCCCCGAAGGGCAGGACGCGGGAGGG TTCATGGCCCAGGGGAAGACGGGGAGCAGCTCTCCCCCAGGCGGCCCGCCGAAGCCCGGGAGTCAGCTGGACAGCATGCTGGGGAGTCTGCAGTCTGACCTGAACAAACTGGGGGTCGCCACGGTCGCCAAGGGAGTCTGCGGGGCCTGCAAAAAGCCGATCGCCGGGCAG GTGGTGACGGCCATGGGGAGGACCTGGCACCCGGAGCACTTCGTCTGCACCCACTGCCAGGAGGAGATCGGCTCCCGGAACTTCTTTGAGCGGGATGGACAGCCCTACTGTGAAAAGGACTATCACAACCTCTTCTCCCCGCGCTGCTACTACTGCAACGGGCCCATTCTGGAT AAAGTGGTGACGGCCCTCGACCGGACGTGGCATCCGGAGCACTTCTTCTGCGCCCAGTGCGGCGCCTTCTTCGGGCCTGAAG GGTTCCACGAGAAGGACGGCAAGGCCTACTGCCGGAAGGATTACTTCGACATGTTCGCGCCCAAGTGCGGCGGCTGCGCCCGGGCCATCCTGGAGAACTACATCTCGGCCCTCAACACCCTCTGGCATCCTGAGTGCTTCGTGTGTCGG GAGTGCTTCACGCCGTTCGTCCACGGCAGCTTCTTTGAGCACGAGGGGCAGCCCTACTGCGAGGCGCACTACCACGAGCGGCGGGGCTCCCTGTGCTCGGGCTGCCAGAAGCCCATCACGGGCCGCTGCATCACCGCCATGGCCAAGAAGTTCCACCCGGAGCACTTCGTCTGCGCCTTCTGCCTCAAGCAGCTCAACAAGGGCACGTTCAAGGAGCAGAACGACAAGCCTTACTGCCAGAACTGCTTCCTCAAGCTCTTCTGCTAG
- the PXN gene encoding paxillin isoform X3 encodes MDDLDALLADLESTTSHISKRPVFLSEETPYSYPTGNHTYQEIAVPPPVPPPPSSEALNGTVLDPLDPWPASTSRFAHQQSQSSSPVYGSHAKTSSAPSPQDSGGPPCPRAGEEDHVYSFPNKQKSAEPSPTVMSASLGSNLSELDRLLLELNAVQHNPPGFPADEANSSPPLPGALSSHYGVPENNSPLGGKAGPLTKEKPKRNGGRGLEDLRPSVENLLDELESSVPSPVPAITVNQGEMSSPQRVTSSQQQTRISASSATRELDELMASLSDFKTSSSSAVALSSLGLPPGSAPSSHHSLPPPPPPGPSGGLPPPWKPSPQGHSHTRGVLCAEDNVAPGQLDLAGLGLMPETPNSRSPSTEGWPGPLVVESQARVWKDPPDQVRELCRAPPGHTLPYAGGTGPQEPGAPQAPSSNTLHLEEAVAATRQGPWALGALRPEPPRGAAPSFHEVTESAIVAVDRQAVFPDTWSLAEERGWQERARPEPGVPESSRRTPIEDEQLGGETPTAGGLVRPARGPETPRRPEGATEATTEARTGQAELPRAVAMDTPSTTERISTAGQVVFPPGSPIPLRRTFSVLPSPPPPPSPLLQHRKDASSASSSPPPPSPPTPSTPGPPAIPCGPSGVQSTGMGLRGVGVQGPAPGAAASSSVRSIGCQTDEDPLFPPMQMQGLEQRTDGELCWAAGWPLNGRQSGPEGQDAGGFMAQGKTGSSSPPGGPPKPGSQLDSMLGSLQSDLNKLGVATVAKGVCGACKKPIAGQVVTAMGRTWHPEHFVCTHCQEEIGSRNFFERDGQPYCEKDYHNLFSPRCYYCNGPILDKVVTALDRTWHPEHFFCAQCGAFFGPEGFHEKDGKAYCRKDYFDMFAPKCGGCARAILENYISALNTLWHPECFVCRECFTPFVHGSFFEHEGQPYCEAHYHERRGSLCSGCQKPITGRCITAMAKKFHPEHFVCAFCLKQLNKGTFKEQNDKPYCQNCFLKLFC; translated from the exons ACGCCCTGCTGGCGGACCTGGAGTCCACGACCTCCCACATCTCCAAGCGGCCCGTGTTCTTGTCTGAGGAGACCCCCTACTCCTACCCGACTGGGAACCACACGTACCAGGAGATCGCTGTGCCGCCCCCCGTCCCACCGCCCCCATCCAGTGAGGCCCTCAACGGCACGGTCCTCGACCCCTTAGACCCCTGGCCAGCCAGCACCTCCCGATTCGCCCACCAGCAG TCTCAGTCCTCATCCCCCGTGTACGGCTCCCACGCCAAGACTTCCagcgcccccagcccccaggacagTGGCGGGCCCCCGTGTCCCCGAGCCGGCGAGGAAGATCACGTGTACag CTTTCCCAATAAGCAGAAGTCAGCCGAGCCTTCGCCCACCGTCATGAGCGCCTCCTTGGGCAGCAACCTCTCTGAGCTCGACCGCCTGCTGCTAGAGCTGAACGCCGTGCAGCATAACCCCCCGGGCTTCCCCGCAG aTGAGGCCAACTCCAGCCCGCCGCTGCCGGGGGCTCTGAGCAGCCACTACGGCGTCCCGGAGAATAACAGCCCGCTGGGGGGTAAAGCCGGACCACTGACCAAAGAGAAGCCCAAGCGGAACGGCGGCCGGGGCCTGGAGGACTTGCGGCCCAGCGTGGAGAACCTCTTGGATGAGCTGGAGAGCTCCGTGCCCAGCCCCGT CCCTGCCATCACTGTGAACCAGGGCGAGATGAGCAGTCCCCAGCGAGTCACCTCCAGCCAGCAGCAGACGCGCATCTCTGCCTCCTCCGCCACCAGGGAGCTGGATGAGCTGATGGCCTCACTGTCGGATTTTAAG acCAGCTCCTCCTCTGCTGTGGCCTTGAGCTCCTTGGGGCTGCCACCTGGCTCAGCTCCATCCTCACACCACagcctcccccctccacctcctcccgGGCCCTCTGGAGGCCTGCCACCCCCTTGGAAGCCCTCCCCTCAAGGCCACAGTCACACCCGGGGAGTCCTCTGCGCCGAGGACAACGTGGCCCCTGGCCAGCTCGATTTGGCTGGCCTTGGGCTGATGCCTGAAACCCCCAACTCAAGGTCTCCCTCCACGGAGGGTTGGCCGGGGCCACTGGTTGTAGAGAGCCAGGCTCGCGTTTGGAAGGACCCACCGGACCAGGTCAGGGAGCTCTGCAGGGCGCCTCCCGGCCACACTCTACCTTATGCTGGGGGCACAGGTCCCCAGGAGCCTGGGGCCCCCCAAGCGCCGTCGTCCAACACTTTGCacctggaggaggcagtggctGCCACTCGGCAGGGGCCATGGGCTCTGGGGGCGCTCAGGCCTGAGCCCCCGCGGGGAGCTGCGCCCAGCTTCCACGAGGTCACCGAGTCAGCCATTGTGGCCGTGGACCGTCAGGCCGTCTTCCCGGATACCTGGAGCCTCGCGGAGGAACGTGGATGGCAGGAGAGGGCAAGGCCTGAGCCAGGGGTGCCGGAGAGCAGCCGCCGCACCCCCATTGAGGATGAGCAGCTAGGTGGAGAGACGCCCACGGCGGGCGGCCTGGTCAGGCCAGCCCGGGGACCTGAGACCCCCAGGAGGCCAGAGGGTGCCACCGAAGCCACCACCGAGGCCAGGACGGGCCAGGCAGAACTCCCACGGGCTGTGGCCATGGACACACCCAGCACCACCGAGAGGATTTCCACGGCTGGCCAG gtCGTCTTTCCTCCTGGCTCTCCAATTCCCCTGCGGAGAACCTTCTCTgttctgccttctcctcctcctcctcccagccctctgCTCCAGCACCGCAAAGACGCCTCCTCAGCCAGCAGCTCTCCTCCCCCGCCcagcccacccaccccctccaccccgggGCCCCCCGCTATCCCCTGCGGCCCCTCCGGGGTCCAGAGCACTGGGATGGGGCTGCGGGGAGTCGGTGTGCAGGGCCCCGCCCCGGGCGCAGCTGCATCCAGCTCCGTGAGGTCCATAGGCTGCCAGACAGACGAGGATCCGCTCTTCCCCCCGATGCAG ATGCAGGGCCTGGAACAGAGAACGGATGGCGAGCTGTGCTGGGCGGCCGGCTGGCCTCTGAATGGCAGGCAGAGCGGCCCCGAAGGGCAGGACGCGGGAGGG TTCATGGCCCAGGGGAAGACGGGGAGCAGCTCTCCCCCAGGCGGCCCGCCGAAGCCCGGGAGTCAGCTGGACAGCATGCTGGGGAGTCTGCAGTCTGACCTGAACAAACTGGGGGTCGCCACGGTCGCCAAGGGAGTCTGCGGGGCCTGCAAAAAGCCGATCGCCGGGCAG GTGGTGACGGCCATGGGGAGGACCTGGCACCCGGAGCACTTCGTCTGCACCCACTGCCAGGAGGAGATCGGCTCCCGGAACTTCTTTGAGCGGGATGGACAGCCCTACTGTGAAAAGGACTATCACAACCTCTTCTCCCCGCGCTGCTACTACTGCAACGGGCCCATTCTGGAT AAAGTGGTGACGGCCCTCGACCGGACGTGGCATCCGGAGCACTTCTTCTGCGCCCAGTGCGGCGCCTTCTTCGGGCCTGAAG GGTTCCACGAGAAGGACGGCAAGGCCTACTGCCGGAAGGATTACTTCGACATGTTCGCGCCCAAGTGCGGCGGCTGCGCCCGGGCCATCCTGGAGAACTACATCTCGGCCCTCAACACCCTCTGGCATCCTGAGTGCTTCGTGTGTCGG GAGTGCTTCACGCCGTTCGTCCACGGCAGCTTCTTTGAGCACGAGGGGCAGCCCTACTGCGAGGCGCACTACCACGAGCGGCGGGGCTCCCTGTGCTCGGGCTGCCAGAAGCCCATCACGGGCCGCTGCATCACCGCCATGGCCAAGAAGTTCCACCCGGAGCACTTCGTCTGCGCCTTCTGCCTCAAGCAGCTCAACAAGGGCACGTTCAAGGAGCAGAACGACAAGCCTTACTGCCAGAACTGCTTCCTCAAGCTCTTCTGCTAG
- the PXN gene encoding paxillin isoform X2 produces the protein MDDLDALLADLESTTSHISKRPVFLSEETPYSYPTGNHTYQEIAVPPPVPPPPSSEALNGTVLDPLDPWPASTSRFAHQQSQSSSPVYGSHAKTSSAPSPQDSGGPPCPRAGEEDHVYSFPNKQKSAEPSPTVMSASLGSNLSELDRLLLELNAVQHNPPGFPADEANSSPPLPGALSSHYGVPENNSPLGGKAGPLTKEKPKRNGGRGLEDLRPSVENLLDELESSVPSPVPAITVNQGEMSSPQRVTSSQQQTRISASSATRELDELMASLSDFKTSSSSAVALSSLGLPPGSAPSSHHSLPPPPPPGPSGGLPPPWKPSPQGHSHTRGVLCAEDNVAPGQLDLAGLGLMPETPNSRSPSTEGWPGPLVVESQARVWKDPPDQVRELCRAPPGHTLPYAGGTGPQEPGAPQAPSSNTLHLEEAVAATRQGPWALGALRPEPPRGAAPSFHEVTESAIVAVDRQAVFPDTWSLAEERGWQERARPEPGVPESSRRTPIEDEQLGGETPTAGGLVRPARGPETPRRPEGATEATTEARTGQAELPRAVAMDTPSTTERISTAGQIRSVIRRSRETGHAHPMSREPSPRRRLDPATLSRTPSQERLIAELQGRLGIRPEAEETAGATGASAEDWLTEGVVITVQPRGRRAGGQLVEKVVFPPGSPIPLRRTFSVLPSPPPPPSPLLQHRKDASSASSSPPPPSPPTPSTPGPPAIPCGPSGVQSTGMGLRGVGVQGPAPGAAASSSVRSIGCQTDEDPLFPPMQFMAQGKTGSSSPPGGPPKPGSQLDSMLGSLQSDLNKLGVATVAKGVCGACKKPIAGQVVTAMGRTWHPEHFVCTHCQEEIGSRNFFERDGQPYCEKDYHNLFSPRCYYCNGPILDKVVTALDRTWHPEHFFCAQCGAFFGPEGFHEKDGKAYCRKDYFDMFAPKCGGCARAILENYISALNTLWHPECFVCRECFTPFVHGSFFEHEGQPYCEAHYHERRGSLCSGCQKPITGRCITAMAKKFHPEHFVCAFCLKQLNKGTFKEQNDKPYCQNCFLKLFC, from the exons ACGCCCTGCTGGCGGACCTGGAGTCCACGACCTCCCACATCTCCAAGCGGCCCGTGTTCTTGTCTGAGGAGACCCCCTACTCCTACCCGACTGGGAACCACACGTACCAGGAGATCGCTGTGCCGCCCCCCGTCCCACCGCCCCCATCCAGTGAGGCCCTCAACGGCACGGTCCTCGACCCCTTAGACCCCTGGCCAGCCAGCACCTCCCGATTCGCCCACCAGCAG TCTCAGTCCTCATCCCCCGTGTACGGCTCCCACGCCAAGACTTCCagcgcccccagcccccaggacagTGGCGGGCCCCCGTGTCCCCGAGCCGGCGAGGAAGATCACGTGTACag CTTTCCCAATAAGCAGAAGTCAGCCGAGCCTTCGCCCACCGTCATGAGCGCCTCCTTGGGCAGCAACCTCTCTGAGCTCGACCGCCTGCTGCTAGAGCTGAACGCCGTGCAGCATAACCCCCCGGGCTTCCCCGCAG aTGAGGCCAACTCCAGCCCGCCGCTGCCGGGGGCTCTGAGCAGCCACTACGGCGTCCCGGAGAATAACAGCCCGCTGGGGGGTAAAGCCGGACCACTGACCAAAGAGAAGCCCAAGCGGAACGGCGGCCGGGGCCTGGAGGACTTGCGGCCCAGCGTGGAGAACCTCTTGGATGAGCTGGAGAGCTCCGTGCCCAGCCCCGT CCCTGCCATCACTGTGAACCAGGGCGAGATGAGCAGTCCCCAGCGAGTCACCTCCAGCCAGCAGCAGACGCGCATCTCTGCCTCCTCCGCCACCAGGGAGCTGGATGAGCTGATGGCCTCACTGTCGGATTTTAAG acCAGCTCCTCCTCTGCTGTGGCCTTGAGCTCCTTGGGGCTGCCACCTGGCTCAGCTCCATCCTCACACCACagcctcccccctccacctcctcccgGGCCCTCTGGAGGCCTGCCACCCCCTTGGAAGCCCTCCCCTCAAGGCCACAGTCACACCCGGGGAGTCCTCTGCGCCGAGGACAACGTGGCCCCTGGCCAGCTCGATTTGGCTGGCCTTGGGCTGATGCCTGAAACCCCCAACTCAAGGTCTCCCTCCACGGAGGGTTGGCCGGGGCCACTGGTTGTAGAGAGCCAGGCTCGCGTTTGGAAGGACCCACCGGACCAGGTCAGGGAGCTCTGCAGGGCGCCTCCCGGCCACACTCTACCTTATGCTGGGGGCACAGGTCCCCAGGAGCCTGGGGCCCCCCAAGCGCCGTCGTCCAACACTTTGCacctggaggaggcagtggctGCCACTCGGCAGGGGCCATGGGCTCTGGGGGCGCTCAGGCCTGAGCCCCCGCGGGGAGCTGCGCCCAGCTTCCACGAGGTCACCGAGTCAGCCATTGTGGCCGTGGACCGTCAGGCCGTCTTCCCGGATACCTGGAGCCTCGCGGAGGAACGTGGATGGCAGGAGAGGGCAAGGCCTGAGCCAGGGGTGCCGGAGAGCAGCCGCCGCACCCCCATTGAGGATGAGCAGCTAGGTGGAGAGACGCCCACGGCGGGCGGCCTGGTCAGGCCAGCCCGGGGACCTGAGACCCCCAGGAGGCCAGAGGGTGCCACCGAAGCCACCACCGAGGCCAGGACGGGCCAGGCAGAACTCCCACGGGCTGTGGCCATGGACACACCCAGCACCACCGAGAGGATTTCCACGGCTGGCCAG ATCCGCTCGGTGATCAGGAGGAGCCGGGAGACCGGCCACGCTCACCCCATGTCCCGGGAGCCCTCCCCTCGCCGCCGGCTGGACCCCGCCACCCTAAGCAGGACCCCGTCCCAGGAGCGGCTCATCGCCGAGCTGCAGGGTCGGCTGGGCATCCGGCCGGAGGCAGAGGAGACCGCGGGGGCCACAGGGGCCTCTGCCGAGGACTGGCTGACCGAGGGCGTCGTCATCACTGTGCAGCCGCGTGGGAGGCGGGCTGGGGGGCAGCTGGTGGAGAAG gtCGTCTTTCCTCCTGGCTCTCCAATTCCCCTGCGGAGAACCTTCTCTgttctgccttctcctcctcctcctcccagccctctgCTCCAGCACCGCAAAGACGCCTCCTCAGCCAGCAGCTCTCCTCCCCCGCCcagcccacccaccccctccaccccgggGCCCCCCGCTATCCCCTGCGGCCCCTCCGGGGTCCAGAGCACTGGGATGGGGCTGCGGGGAGTCGGTGTGCAGGGCCCCGCCCCGGGCGCAGCTGCATCCAGCTCCGTGAGGTCCATAGGCTGCCAGACAGACGAGGATCCGCTCTTCCCCCCGATGCAG TTCATGGCCCAGGGGAAGACGGGGAGCAGCTCTCCCCCAGGCGGCCCGCCGAAGCCCGGGAGTCAGCTGGACAGCATGCTGGGGAGTCTGCAGTCTGACCTGAACAAACTGGGGGTCGCCACGGTCGCCAAGGGAGTCTGCGGGGCCTGCAAAAAGCCGATCGCCGGGCAG GTGGTGACGGCCATGGGGAGGACCTGGCACCCGGAGCACTTCGTCTGCACCCACTGCCAGGAGGAGATCGGCTCCCGGAACTTCTTTGAGCGGGATGGACAGCCCTACTGTGAAAAGGACTATCACAACCTCTTCTCCCCGCGCTGCTACTACTGCAACGGGCCCATTCTGGAT AAAGTGGTGACGGCCCTCGACCGGACGTGGCATCCGGAGCACTTCTTCTGCGCCCAGTGCGGCGCCTTCTTCGGGCCTGAAG GGTTCCACGAGAAGGACGGCAAGGCCTACTGCCGGAAGGATTACTTCGACATGTTCGCGCCCAAGTGCGGCGGCTGCGCCCGGGCCATCCTGGAGAACTACATCTCGGCCCTCAACACCCTCTGGCATCCTGAGTGCTTCGTGTGTCGG GAGTGCTTCACGCCGTTCGTCCACGGCAGCTTCTTTGAGCACGAGGGGCAGCCCTACTGCGAGGCGCACTACCACGAGCGGCGGGGCTCCCTGTGCTCGGGCTGCCAGAAGCCCATCACGGGCCGCTGCATCACCGCCATGGCCAAGAAGTTCCACCCGGAGCACTTCGTCTGCGCCTTCTGCCTCAAGCAGCTCAACAAGGGCACGTTCAAGGAGCAGAACGACAAGCCTTACTGCCAGAACTGCTTCCTCAAGCTCTTCTGCTAG